One window of the Daphnia pulex isolate KAP4 chromosome 8, ASM2113471v1 genome contains the following:
- the LOC124200093 gene encoding diacylglycerol kinase A-like isoform X3, with translation MKPAVIIQQAHRLHLLSYFLLFLSNKMKISASAVIVFLVCMMASANAGRPQHPFMHRPRPLASNSNVNINTNTNDNSNYNLISSLLSQLTGNEEQNDCVYGDFSCFEKMLGAKGAKGLAKEKPETTPENEDNDVPEEDNAEILGLEKTSDVNSKRRPFRPTRLSRTSNYNLNSNSNTNSNNDLSSILASLEQFLDMDIKKRAAKAAPVIAAE, from the exons ATGAAACCGGCAGTAATAATTCAGCAGGCTCATCGTCTTCATCTCTTAAGCTACTTTCTACTCTTTTTGAGCAATAAGATGAAAATTTCG GCATCAGCAGTGATTGTTTTTCTGGTTTGCATGATGGCTTCGGCCAATGCTGGAAGACCACAACATCCGTTTATGCATAGGCCTCGTCCATTGGCAAGTAACAGCAACGTCAACATCAACACCAACACGAATGACAACAGCAACTACAACCTCATCAGCTCCCTTTTGTCTCAACTGACCGGCAACGAGGAACAAAACGACTGTGTTTACGGCGACTTCTCTTGCTTCGAGAAAATGTTGGGGGCTAAAGGGGCTAAAGGTCTTGCTAAGGAGAAGCCAGAGACGACCCCAGAAAACGAGGACAATGATGTTCCCGAAGAGGACAACGCAGAGATCTTGGGCTTAGAAAAAACGTCCGATGTTAATTCAAAGCGTCGCCCCTTCAGACCTACTCGCCTTTCTAGAACAAGCAACTACAACTTGAATtccaacagcaacaccaacTCTAACAATGACTTGAGCTCTATTTTAGCATCTCTCGAGCAGTTTCTTGATATGGACATTAAGAAACGTGCTGCCAAAGCAGCCCCCGTCATCGCTGCAGAATGA